A genomic stretch from Pochonia chlamydosporia 170 chromosome 4, whole genome shotgun sequence includes:
- a CDS encoding non-repetitive nucleoporin (similar to Neosartorya fischeri NRRL 181 XP_001261549.1), whose amino-acid sequence MSFPQTTPLRPVPGAFLNTPAVASRFQSGPDPVRRQLFPASSNNQPGSQPGGNLASGSSGSAATHGGGLAPGGTSTALTAVNAGDAGLVAANPLPTLRVENVPPVVKAAKAINSFLQMDESFPDLDSYCRQGASSDYELPGPDSSWAPFHKTQMYPIPNQVFDHYNAGELQTLMGLFAEINHAWVVIDNSLYLWDYTHPDPELIGFEEQPHTIHAVALVPPKPGIFVKTITHILVVATSSEMILLGLSATDTPAGTKSVALYQTKMNLPLRGNDVRVISGSADGRIFFGGSSDIDINELYYQSEEKWFSNRCGRINHTNPGWTSVVALQSTFWSHKEPEHLVDIVIDDSRKLVYTLSSKSTIRTYHMDGPDHLNKVIEKEKIHCLRDIAHMITQSKLLTDKLRIVSISPISKQEASKLHLMALTDSGCRLFFSATNASSYLYGSQSNLAPQSMQVQFIKFPPSQNPRRSGQFAQAGQPGESVVDLESTMLVASRQGIRFPPGFFLDFVSSGNNANTDMLFVSGPETGRIKRVSPTTPLRYFEQASWIDIGSRAEAVGLITKPFAAAAQPLGFGNELAVQFDEPPSEFAVLTNTGIHVIRRRRLVDTFAAAIRDASGDEVLDTITRRLIQLYGRVETVSAALAIACGHGGDARPGVARAIDQATEDRARALFVDFGGQPTMAETDGTALTTESVKLSSRHDALALYLSRLIRKLWKAPVIKTGVSPTGGITIDSAVPLSKLSTTQENLERLRRFIEANRGLIQGMSGPSDLQRVSTRQEEVALQAEHQALHALQKIMESISEGISFVLMLFDERVTDIFTRLDDVSRQQLKELSYEKLFSQADGKDLAKLLVKAIVNRNIESGSNVETVADALRRRCGSFCSPDDVVIFKAQEQLKRASEQPPNTNQFRSLLHESLKLFEKVAGSLTFANLQAAVTQYVDMKYYAGAIQLCLVVAREKDRGNTALVWVNDGKPAGDPRANAFNDRKRCYDMIHDVLRHLDAASSTEPEMVDGKLTLIATKRLEAYDVVNGSDDEVFHFDLYEWYIQQGWTDRILAIESPHVITFLERLAGTNVEHADLLCRFYTNRSRFFDAAEVQAQLANSDFPIGIKDRVRLLSLAKANANVATVGVSRQQQQQLNHEVTDLLDVANIQDDILQRLKSDDRIDPERKAEIELALDGKIQGLSELFNDYADQAGYYDLCLLIYHTANYRNPTTISGTWSNLIQQTHDEVMARLENPEPGMPTPPFPYEAVTSKIQNIAHHTSLDSFVFPIQTLLPELCRYAVAYQQDLMIGADPTWPVQLFLTLGVSHDMIVRVLENIFDTQDYGFSGMVRNRIIEIIAYVVNDWVAEVRRRGGAGKGGSIGPSVGDLLARCETALPAPGQGNNHGGADLAEIRRVLRSLRREVSGLIERVPTGSLRFM is encoded by the exons GCTTCCAGGACCCGACTCATCTTGGGCTCCTTTCCACAAGACTCAAATGTATCCGATTCCGAACCAAGTGTTCGATCACTACAATGCGGGAGAGCTTCAGACGCTCATGGGGTTGTTCGCCGAGATTAACCACGCCTGGGTTGTTATTGACAACTCGCTATATCTATGGGACTACACTCACCCCGATCCTGAGCTGATTGGATTTGAAGAACAACCACACACGATCCACGCGGTTGCCTTAGTTCCACCGAAACCGGGCATTTTCGTCAAGACAATTACGCACATTCTTGTCGTAGCTACATCATCCGAGATGATCTTGCTTGGTCTATCAGCTACAGATACACCAGCTGGAACCAAGTCGGTCGCGTTGTATCAGACGAAGATGAACTTGCCTTTGCGTGGCAACGACGTCCGGGTCATTTCTGGGTCAGCTGATGGCCGTATTTTCTTTGGCGGTAGCAGCGACATTGATATCAACGAGTTGTACTACCAATCCGAAGAGAAATGGTTCTCAAACCGATGCGGCAGAATCAATCACACGAATCCCGGATGGACATCGGTAGTCGCTTTACAGTCAACCTTTTGGTCCCACAAGGAGCCCGAACATTTGGTGGACATTGTCATCGACGATTCGAGAAAGCTTGTTTATACGCTGTCGAGCAAGTCTACGATCCGAACATACCACATGGATGGCCCTGACCACTTGAACAAAGTTATtgagaaggaaaagattCACTGTCTGCGGGACATTGCTCACATGATTACGCAGTCAAAGTTGCTCACCGACAAGTTGAGAATAGTCTCCATAAGCCCGATTTCGAAGCAAGAAGCCTCCAAGCTTCATCTCATGGCTCTCACCGATTCCGGCTGCAGGTTGTTTTTCAGCGCAACAAACGCGTCATCATATCTCTATGGATCCCAATCCAATCTGGCACCTCAGAGCATGCAAGTGCAATTCATCAAATTCCCACCAAGCCAGAACCCAAGACGTTCTGGACAATTTGCCCAAGCTGGTCAACCTGGAGAGTCTGTGGTCGATCTGGAATCCACCATGCTCGTGGCCAGCAGACAAGGTATTCGGTTCCCTCCTGGCTTTTTCTTGGATTTTGTGAGCAGCGGAAACAACGCCAATACCGACATGTTGTTTGTCTCTGGACCCGAGACCGGACGAATAAAGCGAGTTTCGCCCACGACACCTTTGCGGTATTTTGAACAGGCAAGCTGGATTGATATCGGCAGCAGGGCGGAAGCTGTTGGACTTATTACGAAGCCATTCGCTGCTGCGGCACAGCCCTTGGGATTTGGTAATGAGCTTGCCGTGCAATTCGATGAACCCCCAAGCGAGTTCGCCGTTCTCACAAATACTGGAATCCACGTTATTcgccgacgacgacttgTGGACACCTTCGCTGCCGCTATCCGTGATGCTTCTGGCGATGAAGTTTTGGACACAATCACGCGACGACTAATTCAGTTGTATGGCCGAGTGGAGACTGTGTCAGCGGCTCTTGCTATTGCCTGTGGCCATGGAGGAGATGCACGGCCAGGGGTTGCTCGGGCTATCGACCAGGCGACAGAAGACAGAGCTCGCGCTCTGtttgttgactttggtggcCAGCCTACGATGGCTGAAACTGATGGCACAGCTCTAACTACTGAATCCGTCAAGCTCTCTTCTCGCCATGATGCCCTTGCTTTGTACTTATCTCGACTTATTCGCAAGTTATGGAAGGCTCCAGTCATCAAAACCGGCGTCTCACCTACGGGCGGTATCACCATCGACTCGGCCGTCCCGCTGTCCAAGCTAAGCACCACACAGGAGAATTTGGAGAGGCTGAGGAGGTTCATTGAGGCGAACCGTGGTCTCATTCAGGGAATGTCGGGGCCCTCGGATCTTCAAAGAGTATCaacaagacaagaagaagttgCGTTGCAAGCAGAACACCAGGCTTTGCACGCGCTTCAAAAAATTATGGAGAGTATTTCAGAAGGCATCTCTTTTGTTCTGATGCTCTTCGATGAGCGGGTCACCGATATCTTTACAAGACTTGACGATGTTTCACGTCAACAACTAAAAGAGCTCAGCTACGAGAAGTTGTTTTCGCAAGCTGATGGAAAGGACCTTGCCAAGCTTCTGGTCAAGGCCATTGTCAACAGAAACATCGAAAGTGGCTCCAACGTCGAGACGGTGGCCGATGCTCTGAGAAGACGGTGCGGCAGCTTCTGTAGTCCAGATGATGTCGTCATTTTCAAGGCGCAGGAGCAACTCAAACGAGCTTCAGAGCAAcctcccaacaccaaccaatTCAGAAGCCTTCTACACGAAAGTCTGAAGCTTTTCGAAAAGGTCGCTGGAAGTCTCACGTTTGCCAATCTGCAAGCTGCTGTTACACAGTATGTTGATATGAAATACTATGCCGGAGCGATTCAACTCTgccttgttgttgctcgAGAAAAAGACCGCGGCAACACAGCTCTCGTATGGGTCAATGATGGCAAGCCAGCTGGTGACCCCCGAGCAAACGCTTTCAACGACAGAAAGCGATGCTATGATATGATTCACGATGTTCTTCGCCATTTGGACGCCGCGTCCAGCACAGAGCCGGAAATGGTTGACGGCAAGCTGACTCTCATTGCCACCAAGAGGCTCGAGGCTTATGACGTGGTGAACGGATCGGATGATGAAGTGTTCCACTTTGATTTATACGAATGGTACATTCAACAAGGCTGGACAGATAGGATATTGGCTATTGAGTCTCCTCATGTTATCACCTTCTTAGAGCGCCTGGCCGGTACCAATGTTGAGCACGCCGATCTGTTATGTCGCTTCTACACCAACCGAAGCCGTTTctttgatgctgcagaagTTCAAGCGCAGCTGGCAAACTCTGATTTTCCCATCGGCATTAAAGACCGTGTCAGGCTGCTTTCTcttgccaaggccaacgccAATGTTGCCACTGTGGGCGTTAGccgacagcagcaacaacagcttAACCACGAAGTCACCGACCTGCTGGATGTCGCCAATATCCAAGACGATATATTGCAGCGACTGAAATCGGATGACCGAATAGACCCTGAGCGGAAGGCCGAGATAGAGCTCGCCCTCGATGGGAAGATTCAAGGTCTTTCAGAG CTGTTCAATGACTATGCGGATCAAGCAGGGTACTACGATTTATGCTTGTTAATCTACCACACAGCCAACTATCGCAACCCCACCACAATTTCTGGAACATGGAGCAACCTGATTCAACAAACTCACGATGAAGTGATGGCCAGATTGGAGAATCCTGAACCCGGCATGCCCACACCACCGTTCCCATACGAGGCAGTCACTAGCAAGATCCAAAATATTGCTCATCACACTTCCCTGGACAGTTTTGTGTTCCCCATTCAGACACTTTTACCAGAGCTGTGTCGCTATGCAGTTGCGTACCAACAAGACCTCATGATTGGCGCAGACCCAACGTGGCCAGTTCAGCTTTTCCTCACCCTCGGTGTGTCCCACGACATGATTGTACGAGTCCTCGAGAACATCTTCGATACCCAAGACTACGGCTTCAGCGGCATGGTGCGTAACCGCATTATCGAGATCATCGCTTACGTTGTCAACGACTGGGTGGCAGAGGTCCGTAGACGAGGCGGCGCCGGCAAGGGAGGATCTATTGGACCTTCTGTTGGCGATCTCCTCGCGCGATGTGAAACTGCTCTCCCAGCGCCTGGTCAGGGCAACAATCACGGAGGAGCGGATCTAGCAGAGATCAGACGAGTATTGAGGTCACTGAGAAGAGAAGTTTCAGGATTGATTGAGAGAGTTCCCACGGGGAGTTTGAGGTTCATGTGA
- a CDS encoding ankyrin repeats (3 copies) domain-containing protein, which translates to MPSLQHLPPELICIISDLAAPQITNDPPVWERRHQSAMAKTCRRLYDIVNPRMYNQNLNRDSPFLSCVMWSALENKTEPIMAGIRYGADLDQCQYDHAGVTPRDNSPTAFELYHPRNSYRRVTPLQVALQKGSRDAVKVLLQNGASPHVQAVEFCQCNEPLCVRPYALHTAIQDSPIEDAVELLVTLGGAVWEEKDQSVLPRLLTMGRDDLVQHILNLASADASNAALYHAVTRQDKELFSTVMLRPGINVNLRNAGEGRCFITP; encoded by the coding sequence ATGCCATCGCTTCAGCATCTTCCCCCTGAGCTGATCTGCATCATCAGCGACCTCGCAGCACCTCAGATCACTAATGACCCGCCAGTATGGGAAAGACGCCATCaatcggccatggcaaagACATGCCGCCGCCTTTACGACATTGTCAACCCTCGCATGTACAACCAAAATCTGAATCGCGATTCGCCATTTCTCTCCTGCGTCATGTGGTCAGCCTTGGAGAACAAGACTGAGCCCATCATGGCGGGAATCAGGTACGGCGCGGACCTAGATCAATGTCAGTATGACCACGCGGGAGTCACACCGCGTGACAACAGCCCGACAGCGTTTGAGCTTTACCATCCCCGAAATTCCTACAGGCGTGTTACGCCCTTGCAAGTTGCACTTCAAAAAGGCAGCCGTGATGCCGTCAAAGTTCTGCTACAAAATGGAGCGAGTCCACATGTGCAGGCGGTCGAGTTTTGCCAATGTAACGAACCCTTATGTGTTCGCCCTTATGCACTTCATACCGCAATCCAGGATAGCCCCATCGAGGACGCTGTTGAGCTTTTAGTTACACTCGGCGGTGCTGTttgggaagaaaaagaccaaTCAGTCCTTCCACGACTGCTTACCATGGGCCGGGACGATCTTGTGCAACACATCCTTAACCTGGCCTCTGCAGACGCCTCCAACGCGGCCCTGTATCATGCTGTGACTAGACAGGACAAAGAACTCTTCTCCACGGTGATGCTGCGACCgggcatcaacgtcaacttGCGGAACGCTGGGGAGGGCCGGTGCTTCATCACGCCTTGA
- a CDS encoding ankyrin repeats (3 copies) domain-containing protein codes for MLGPDHDLGDIESPLHAAARAGNLQIVEYLVHTLQVDVTMHRRYWNNPIHAAVEGRNIEVVQLLLSHPQVDAGAMTAGEQTALHIAIEGGNLEIVELLLAREDVDPTSGYAELGLLTDLRPFHLAALHGDIKILQALMAHPKISVGMKDGFGRTALHYAALGVAENLIKSDDVFHFLLEQPGISLMDEDSDGFNVLHFLSVPCHNQSEEDFHVARSLMNLCIAKGVPVDKTSPWGTAFHIAVHGSLGILRNAAHLLSCGADPSIIPTPFVSVTPLHHCLAHAAPPRLENEQLQVLFALIEAGVDLEQFSDYEDELNPLEVPAWEFDTSIPPIQGSALAYAVLCARSVKCAEVLLEAGADVTRLAYAGTPFRETHEFHLEDDAASLVGFLLRTVCPGGHFKDELLTDWVKEMLKLLLRYGAQIDDAISFRWCPIWIAVDAAVQDEFGLLNFLLENSTNSNCQKHFLKQVVRSAKLDAKPSVTALVQALQDFLRKFWPDWEEESEGESVGHELSPGFGSDGWDFEDDMYQHVGGIMLQWMADHGPLAADEAIWDDDSMSDDLDLEDDMELEEDDLDLEEDLAVES; via the coding sequence ATGCTTGGCCCAGATCATGATCTCGGAGACATCGAGTCTCCTCTTCATGCCGCTGCTCGTGCTGGTAACCTGCAAATCGTCGAGTACCTTGTGCACACACTTCAAGTCGATGTTACGATGCATCGTCGATATTGGAACAATCCGATTCACGCTGCTGTAGAGGGACGTAACATAGAGGTTGTTCAGCTCCTACTTAGCCATCCCCAGGTGGATGCCGGCGCCATGACCGCTGGAGAACAAACGGCATTGCATATAGCAATTGAAGGTGGAAACCTGGAGATAGTTGAGCTTCTGCTGGCCCGCGAAGATGTTGACCCAACTTCCGGCTACGCGGAGCTGGGCTTACTGACGGACCTCAGACCATTTCACCTGGCCGCTTTGCATGGCGACATCAAGATTCTCCAAGCATTGATGGCGCATCCGAAAATCAGCGTAGGTATGAAGGACGGTTTTGGCAGGACTGCCTTACATTACGCTGCCCTTGGAGTCGCGGAGAACCTCATTAAAAGCGACGACGTTTTCCATTTCTTGCTTGAGCAGCCTGGAATCTCGCTCATGGACGAAGATTCGGACGGATTCAATGTCTTGCATTTTCTGAGCGTGCCGTGTCATAATCAAAGCGAAGAGGACTTTCATGTGGCACGCTCTCTGATGAATTTATGCATCGCCAAGGGTGTTCCTGTGGACAAGACTTCGCCGTGGGGCACTGCTTTTCACATTGCGGTCCATGGATCTCTTGGTATTCTGCGAAACGCGGCACACTTATTATCTTGCGGAGCCGATCCATCAATTATTCCAACACCTTTTGTCAGCGTGACGCCACTACACCACTGCCTTGCTCACGCAGCGCCTCCGAGGCTGGAGAACGAACAACTACAAGTGCTCTTCGCACTGATTGAAGCAGGCGTCGATCTGGAGCAATTTTCTGACTATGAGGATGAGCTGAATCCTCTGGAGGTTCCGGCTTGGGAGTTCGACACGTCGATTCCCCCTATCCAAGGTTCGGCGCTAGCATATGCCGTTCTATGTGCTAGAAGCGTGAAGTGCGCAGAGGTGCTGCTGGAAGCCGGTGCCGATGTTACACGCCTGGCGTACGCGGGAACCCCTTTCCGCGAGACTCACGAGTTCCACCTTGAGGACGACGCAGCGAGTCTTGTTGGGTTTTTACTTCGGACCGTTTGCCCAGGGGGACACTTCAAAGACGAGCTGTTGACCGACTGGGTTAAAGAAATGCTCAAGCTTTTGCTACGGTATGGTGCTCAGATTGATGACGCAATCTCATTTCGATGGTGCCCAATTTGGATTGCGGTTGACGCTGCCGTACAAGACGAATTTGGACTATTGAACTTTTTACTAGAGAATTCGACGAATTCGAATTGCCAAAAACATTTCCTGAAGCAAGTAGTTCGATCAGCCAAGCTAGATGCCAAACCGTCAGTCACAGCGCTTGTGCAGGCCCTCCAGGATTTCTTGAGAAAATTTTGGCCAGactgggaggaagagagcgAGGGGGAATCAGTGGGACATGAATTAAGTCCGGGATTTGGATCGGATGGTTGGGACTTTGAAGATGACATGTATCAACACGTTGGAGGTATTATGCTACAGTGGATGGCTGACCATGGGCCGCTCGCGGCTGATGAAGCGATATGGGATGACGATAGTATGTCGGATGATCTGGACCTGGAAGATGATATGGAattggaggaagatgacCTGGATTTGGAAGAAGACCTGGCTGTTGAATCTTGA
- a CDS encoding glycosylhydrolase family 76-2 protein (similar to Neurospora crassa OR74A XP_961253.2), whose translation MRCTLSFGVALAALAVVETAVAKSSFSIDSSADIKTTAAAIAYDLMSLYKGNQSGQVPGILPGPPPQGLYYWGSAGTMWQFLIDYWYYTGDSSYNDVIMQALMWQRGDKDNFMPANFTNTMGNDDQGVWATAAMAAAERGFPNPPADTKLSWVSMVETVFNEYVERWDTKTCDGGLRWQIIPFNNGYNYKNSVSNGFLFSLSARLARYTGNKTYADWAEKTWNWAEQVAFIDNSTSAVYDGAHVETSCEKVNKVQFSMNNAIFVLGASYMYNYTNGDSKWRTRTSGLIDNGVKAFFPKGIAFEASCEKQNRCNPDMTFYKGVTHQWWSVATTLAPFTSEKVLPVLKTSAAAAVKSCNGGSSGRLCEFSWSDEKGGKSGGAGEEFSALAAVTGLLVGEKGGPFTAKSGGGSGSGGAGGNGGDGKIDNSTSGGSDKGKDSAAGKVGAGVVGLMVVSVGTMLVSVLAL comes from the exons ATGCGCTGCACTCTCTCTTTCGGTGTCGCCCTGGCGGCTCTTGCAGTCGTGGAAACCGCCGTCGCCAAGTCTAGTTTCTCGATTGACTCTTCGG CGGACATCAAAACCACCGCGGCGGCCATTGCCTATGACCTCATGTCCCTCTATAAGGGCAACCAAAGCGGCCAAGTCCCCGGCATTCTACCCGGTCCTCCGCCTCAGGGTCTGTACTACTGGGGATCTGCCGGTACCATGTGGCAGTTCCTCATCGACTACTGGTACTACACCGGCGACAGCAGCTACAACGATGTCATCATGCAGGCGCTCATGTGGCAGCGcggcgacaaggacaactTCATGCCGGCCAATTTCACAAACACCATGGGCAACGATGACCAGGGGGTCTGGGCGACAGcggcaatggctgctgcCGAGAGAGGGTTCCCCAACCCTCCTGCTGATACGAAGCTGTCGTGGGTGTCGATGGTAGAAACTGTGTTCAACGAATATGTTGAGCGGTGGGACACGAAAACTTGCGATGGCGGCTTGCGGTGGCAAATCATTCCCTTCAACAATGGATACAACTACAAGAATA GCGTCTCCAATGGCTTCCTGTTCAGTCTCAGCGCCAGACTCGCCCGCTACACCGGCAACAAGACGTACGCGGACTGGGCGGAGAAGACGTGGAATTGGGCTGAGCAAGTCGCTTTCATTGATAACAGCACATCCGCTGTCTATGATGGTGCGCATGTGGAGACTAGCTGCGAGAAGGTGAACAAGGTGCAGTTTAGCATGAACAACGCCATCTTTGTCCTGGGAGCATCCTACATGTACAACTAC ACAAATGGAGACTCCAAATGGCGAACCCGTACAAGCGGACTTATCGACAACGGTGTCAAGGCCTTCTTCCCCAAGGGTATCGCCTTTGAAGCCTCCTGCGAGAAACAAAATAGGTGCAACCCAGATATGACTTTCTACAAGGGTGTCACACACCAATGGTGGAGTGTGGCAACTACCCTCGCACCATTTACGTCTGAAAAGGTCCTCCCTGTGCTGAAGACGTCCGCCGCCGCGGCTGTGAAGTCGTGCAATGGAGGGTCTAGCGGCCGATTGTGCGAGTTTTCTTGGTCCGATGAGAAAGGTGGGAAGAGCGGCGGCGCTGGTGAAGAGTTTAGCGCTTTGGCTGCGGTTACGGGACTGCTTGTTGGTGAGAAGGGGGGACCTTTTACGGCTAAGTCGGGGGGTGGTTCCGgcagtggtggtgctggaggGAATGGGGGCGATGGGAAGATTGATAATTCGACTTCGGGGGGGAGTGATAAGGGGAAGGATTCGGCGGCGGGCAAGGTTGGGGCTGGTGTAGTTGGGTTGATGGTTGTTTCTGTTGGTACGATGTTGGTTTCGGTTCTGGCGTTGTAG
- a CDS encoding amidohydrolase protein (similar to Eutypa lata UCREL1 XP_007790168.1): MKSIPILALSAGLFDVASGCGAHLLARAMEARGPNDCVGGTAPPSKTFAITNAQIFNGVGFGVPQTVLVNGGKVALVGGSAPPGIQVVDGRGKFLTPGLIDGHVHPQSCEALSNLTAYGVTTAVNMACLNYTACAQLKHQAGVADYITAGFFAVGPNSLHAQFFGVPPDQTLQPGADLNKNVDYVFGNGSDFYKIVAEDNGPTQDQQNSLVKIVRSRGKATYTHASYLSAFAQAIISKCDGIQHVPANGTLTSTQVKQIVSQGQFVTPTMEVFRFAFANPALGPLLGLTPADTYANVQANVAALHKGGVPLAVGTDAVGNLGGIINFPFGQSLHCELQNLVAAGFGNAEVLKAATSGTAKLYKLMDRGNISIGQRADLVLLNSNPLADIANTFDINRVWVGGAEVTRILSTKGQTC, encoded by the coding sequence ATGAAGTCTATTCCAATACTCGCCCTCTCTGCGGGCCTATTCGACGTAGCTTCCGGCTGCGGCGCTCACCTCCTCGCCAGAGCCATGGAAGCCCGCGGCCCCAACGACTGTGTTGGCGGCACCGCACCACCAAGCAAGACTTTTGCCATTACAAACGCGCAAATCTTCAACGGAGTGGGCTTTGGTGTCCCCCAAACTGTTCTTGTGAATGGTGGTAAAGTCGCTCTTGTCGGCGGGTCTGCTCCGCCTGGTATTCAGGTCGTTGATGGAAGGGGCAAGTTCTTGACTCCTGGTCTTATCGACGGTCACGTTCACCCACAGAGTTGCGAAGCCTTGAGCAATCTTACCGCCTATGGTGTGACTACAGCCGTCAATATGGCTTGTTTGAATTACACTGCCTGCGCGCAGCTCAAGCACCAGGCCGGTGTGGCGGACTACATCACAGCCGGGTTCTTCGCCGTCGGACCGAATAGTCTGCATGCTCAGTTCTTCGGCGTGCCGCCAGACCAAACTCTTCAACCTGGCGCTGACTTGAACAAGAATGTGGACTATGTATTTGGCAATGGCTCAGACTTTTACAAGATTGTCGCCGAGGATAACGGCCCGACGCAGGACCAGCAGAACAGTCTTGTCAAGATTGTTCGATCTCGCGGCAAGGCGACTTACACGCATGCCTCGTATTTATCTGCCTTTGCCCAAGCAATCATCTCCAAGTGCGATGGTATTCAGCACGTCCCCGCGAATGGCACCCTTACTAGCACACAAGTCAAGCAAATCGTGTCTCAGGGACAATTTGTCACGCCGACAATGGAAGTCTTTCGATTTGCGTTTGCGAATCCCGCGCTAGGTCCTCTGCTGGGACTCACACCCGCGGATACATATGCCAATGTGCAGGCTAACGTCGCGGCCCTGCACAAAGGGGGCGTCCCGCTGGCCGTTGGAACAGATGCCGTTGGCAATTTGGGGGGTATTATCAACTTTCCCTTTGGACAGTCTCTGCACTGTGAGTTGCAGAATCTGGTGGCTGCGGGATTTGGCAACGCCGAGGTTTTGAAGGCGGCTACGTCTGGGACTGCGAAGCTTTACAAGCTCATGGACCGGGGGAACATTTCTATTGGCCAGCGAGCGGATCTTGTGCTGTTGAATAGTAATCCGCTTGCTGATATTGCGAATACGTTTGATATTAACAGGGTTTGGGTTGGGGGAGCAGAGGTTACCAGGATTTTGAGCACCAAGGGGCAGACTTGTTAG